A single genomic interval of Lathyrus oleraceus cultivar Zhongwan6 chromosome 7, CAAS_Psat_ZW6_1.0, whole genome shotgun sequence harbors:
- the LOC127107999 gene encoding nudix hydrolase 4, with protein MGILFSRNVSFKFFLPFLFFNRISGNLFPKELQNMVCMVSRTGRDLQRYDDDGCRQIVGCIPYRYRRKGVHKNEMEVLVISAQNGNGMQFPKGGWEINESMEQAALRETIEEAGVMGNIESKLGKWSYKSKRQDVIHEGYMFSLLVKKQLDNWPEKNFRKRIWMSVSEAKEVCPYTWMKEALDVLVNKQPQY; from the exons ATGGGAATTTTATTTTCTAGAAATGTTTCTTTTAAATTTTTCTTGCCATTCCTTTTTTTCAATAGAATTTCTGGGAACTTATTCCCCAAGGAACTCCAGAATATGGTGTGTATGGTATCCCGCACCGGTAGAGATTTGCAACGCTACGATGATGATGGTTGTCGCCAAATCGTCGG ATGCATTCCATATAGATATAGGAGAAAAGGAGTGCATAAGAATGAAATGGAGGTTCTGGTGATTAGTGCTCAGAATGGAAATGGAATGCAGTTTCCAAAG GGAGGTTGGGAGATTAATGAATCCATGGAGCAAGCTGCTTTAAGGGAGACCATAGAGGAAGCTGGAGTTATGGGAAATATTGAA AGTAAATTAGGTAAATGGTCTTATAAGAGCAAACGCCAAGATGTAATACACGAGGGTTATATGTTTTCTTTGCTTGTCAAGAAGCAGTTAGATAATTGGCCAGAGAAGAACTTCCGGAAAAGAATTTGG ATGAGTGTTAGTGAAGCCAAAGAAGTTTGTCCATATACTTGGATGAAGGAGGCTTTGGATGTATTGGTCAACAAGCAACCTCAATATTAA
- the LOC127107998 gene encoding NF-X1-type zinc finger protein NFXL1: protein MSLQRREKWIPRSSSTTDNHNGACSRREKKRLNMRDSDLNLPQLLQEIQDKLTKGTVECMICYDTVRRSAPIWSCSSCYSIFHLNCTNKWARAPTSSASADNSNHWRCPGCQAVQQTSSNSIRYFCFCGKRFDPPSDLYLTPHSCGEPCGNPLQKTGDLCPHVCVLQCHPGPCPPCKAFAPPRMCPCGKTTVTTRCSDHQNLLTCGQQCQKLLQCGRHRCEQICHIGPCDPCRVPMDASCFCSKMSETILCGDMAVKGEIKAEGGVFSCASTCGKKLSCGNHVCMEICHPGSCADCELLPARVKMCCCGKTRLKEERQTCLDPIPTCSQRCGKFLACGMHRCNKTCHDGDCSPCLVLVSQKCRCGSTSRTVECYKTTTEDDKFTCEKPCEKKKNCGRHRCSDRCCPFSNPNNILNADWDPHLCSISCGKKLRCGQHACDSLCHSGHCPPCLQTIFTDLACACGKTSIPPPLPCGTPLPSCQLPCSVPQPCGHPASHSCHYGECPPCSVPVARECTGGHVVLRNIPCSSKDIRCNKLCGKTRQCGLHACGRTCHSLPCDNQPAVQGIRISCGQTCGAPRRDCRHTCTAPCHPSSPCPDRRCEFPVTITCTCGRITTNVPCDAGGSSADVIHETSIVQKMPVPLQPLDENGKRVSLGQRKLMCNDECAKLQRKRVLANAFEITAPNLDSFQFGDNSVAQSELLGDLLRRDSKWVLSVEDRCKFLVLGKSRGTTHGLKAHVFCPMLKDKRDAVRMIAERWKLAINAAGREPKQFIVVHVVKKSRPPSRVLGIKGTRTTHAPLPPAFDPLVDMDPRFVVSFPDLPRHADISALVLRFGGECELVWLDDKNALAAFNGPARAAAAMRRLDHGSVYQGAIVVVPKVGASVVSSVTNAWGGAGTVKGGALAAWKKAIVVEPSWREDSWDDEEGATGSANIHSSIWKKEAPISTSANPWSVLDKKWCSSSSAAAATAKLESLDGGSNLEQQHGKALDTSEVYDVVDDWEKACE from the coding sequence ATGAGCTTGCAACGGAGGGAGAAATGGATTCCTAGATCATCCTCCACTACCGACAACCACAATGGTGCATGTAGCCGCCGAGAGAAGAAACGATTGAATATGAGGGATTCGGATTTAAATTTACCTCAACTGCTGCAAGAGATTCAGGACAAGCTCACCAAAGGCACCGTCGAATGCATGATTTGTTATGACACCGTCAGGAGGTCTGCCCCTATCTGGTCATGCTCCAGTTGCTACTCTATCTTTCACCTCAATTGTACAAACAAGTGGGCTCGGGCACCAACTTCATCTGCATCTGCTGATAACAGCAATCATTGGCGATGCCCCGGTTGTCAAGCTGTGCAACAAACCTCATCCAATTCCATTAGGTACTTCTGCTTCTGTGGGAAGAGGTTTGACCCTCCATCCGATTTATATCTCACACCGCATTCATGTGGAGAGCCGTGCGGGAACCCTCTTCAGAAGACGGGGGATCTTTGCCCTCATGTTTGTGTCTTGCAATGCCATCCTGGTCCATGTCCTCCTTGCAAAGCATTTGCTCCTCCCCGTATGTGCCCTTGTGGCAAGACTACTGTTACAACTCGCTGTTCTGACCACCAAAATCTTCTTACATGCGGCCAACAATGTCAGAAGCTTCTTCAATGTGGCCGCCATCGCTGTGAACAAATTTGTCATATCGGTCCCTGTGATCCTTGCCGTGTTCCAATGGATGCCTCTTGCTTTTGCAGTAAAATGTCCGAGACTATTCTTTGTGGGGACATGGCTGTGAAGGGCGAAATCAAAGCAGAAGGTGGAGTTTTTTCTTGTGCTTCCACTTGTGGAAAGAAACTAAGTTGTGGCAATCATGTCTGTATGGAGATCTGTCATCCGGGCAGCTGTGCTGACTGTGAGTTGCTGCCAGCCCGTGTTAAGATGTGTTGCTGCGGGAAAACTAGATTGAAAGAGGAACGGCAGACTTGTTTAGACCCAATTCCTACCTGTTCACAGCGATGTGGCAAGTTCCTTGCTTGCGGGATGCATCGTTGTAATAAGACATGCCATGATGGAGATTGCTCTCCTTGTCTGGTTTTAGTCTCCCAGAAGTGTCGGTGTGGCTCAACTTCCAGAACGGTGGAGTGCTATAAGACAACAACGGAGGATGACAAGTTTACTTGTGAAAAGCCTTGTGAGAAGAAAAAGAACTGTGGAAGGCATCGTTGTAGTGACCGGTGCTGTCCATTTTCTAATCCAAATAATATTCTAAATGCAGACTGGGATCCGCACCTCTGTTCCATTTCATGTGGAAAGAAATTACGCTGTGGGCAGCATGCGTGTGATTCCCTGTGTCACAGTGGTCATTGTCCACCTTGTCTTCAAACTATATTCACCGATTTGGCATGTGCTTGTGGCAAGACATCAATCCCTCCTCCATTGCCATGTGGTACACCGCTGCCCTCATGTCAGCTTCCATGTTCAGTTCCTCAGCCTTGTGGCCACCCAGCCTCCCATAGCTGTCATTATGGAGAATGCCCTCCTTGTTCGGTGCCTGTTGCAAGAGAATGTACTGGCGGACATGTAGTTCTTAGGAACATACCTTGTTCCTCAAAGGATATTCGATGTAATAAGCTCTGCGGGAAGACTAGACAGTGTGGTTTACATGCTTGTGGGAGAACGTGTCACTCCCTGCCGTGTGATAATCAGCCTGCTGTGCAAGGTATTCGAATTTCTTGTGGGCAAACATGTGGCGCTCCAAGGAGAGACTGCCGGCATACATGTACAGCTCCTTGTCACCCTTCATCTCCATGTCCAGATAGAAGATGTGAATTCCCTGTCACAATCACTTGTACTTGTGGCCGAATAACAACTAACGTCCCTTGTGATGCTGGTGGTAGTAGTGCTGATGTTATACATGAAACTTCAATTGTTCAAAAGATGCCTGTGCCACTTCAACCATTGGATGAAAATGGCAAAAGAGTTTCCCTGGGGCAACGGAAACTGATGTGTAATGATGAGTGTGCTAAGTTGCAGCGCAAAAGGGTACTTGCAAATGCTTTTGAAATTACCGCTCCAAATTTAGATTCTTTCCAATTCGGGGATAATTCTGTTGCTCAGTCTGAATTACTTGGTGATCTATTGAGGCGTGATAGTAAATGGGTTTTATCCGTTGAGGATAGATGCAAGTTTTTAGTACTTGGCAAGAGCAGAGGAACTACACATGGTCTAAAAGCCCATGTTTTCTGTCCCATGCTAAAGGATAAGAGAGATGCGGTGAGGATGATTGCAGAGAGATGGAAGCTTGCAATAAATGCAGCTGGTCGGGAGCCAAAGCAATTTATAGTTGTTCATGTTGTCAAAAAATCAAGACCTCCATCACGCGTGCTAGGGATTAAGGGTACTAGAACCACACATGCGCCACTTCCTCCTGCATTTGATCCTTTGGTAGACATGGATCCTCGATTTGTCGTCTCATTTCCAGACTTACCAAGACATGCAGATATCAGTGCATTGGTGTTGAGATTTGGTGGTGAGTGCGAACTTGTTTGGTTAGATGACAAAAATGCATTGGCTGCTTTTAATGGTCCTGCCCGAGCTGCAGCTGCAATGAGAAGATTAGATCATGGAAGTGTTTATCAGGGAGCTATTGTGGTTGTTCCAAAGGTAGGGGCATCTGTAGTATCTTCAGTTACAAATGCGTGGGGAGGAGCTGGGACAGTGAAAGGAGGGGCGCTTGCAGCATGGAAAAAGGCTATTGTTGTAGAACCAAGTTGGAGAGAAGATTCTTGGGATGATGAGGAGGGGGCTACTGGTTCTGCGAATATCCACTCATCTATTTGGAAGAAAGAAGCGCCAATATCTACTTCGGCAAATCCTTGGAGTGTCTTAGATAAAAAATGGTGTTCAAGTTCATCTGCTGCTGCTGCTACGGCAAAGTTGGAATCTCTTGATGGTGGTTCAAATCTAGAACAGCAGCATGGAAAAGCCTTGGACACTTCAGAAGTTTATGATGTAGTAGATGATTGGGAGAAGGCTTGTGAATGA